Genomic window (Littorina saxatilis isolate snail1 unplaced genomic scaffold, US_GU_Lsax_2.0 scaffold_2966, whole genome shotgun sequence):
GTTTCATGTTTGTCCACATTTTTTCCATTTCTTTCTGCACTACAGAGTTTATGGATTGCTCAAGAGCCGAAGCCAACAGAAGTCATGTCAACCCTCTGAACACCAGCCTCAGTCTTCACCCAGGTGCAAGGGATGGAATGCACACTGGCTTAGCTGTTAGTGTTAATCAATCTACCGCTTCTGCTGACTCCGTCAGAGGCAGTGCTGTTAACCCCACGCCTGGAATTATGTTTGGCAAAGGTGGAGCTGCTAGGGCTGAGATTAGCCCCAGCAGTGCAGTTAATCCTACCAGTGTGGGCATAAGCAGAACTGCTGTTGGAACTGGTGTTTGCACAAGCGGTGCCGGTGGCAAAGGCGGTGCCATGGACTGTGGCACTGGAATTGGTGTTTTCACAAGCAGTGGCAACGGCGGTGCCATGGACTGTGGATCTGGAATTGGTGTTTTCACAAGCAGTGGTACAGGCAGTGCCATGGACTCTGGAGCTGCTGTTAACCTTGTTGCCCGAGGTAGCACAGACTGTAGCGTGAACTTTGGTGCCAGAACTAATGTTGGCTTTGGCAGTAAACTCAACACCCCTGCTGGGTCAGGCATTGGCCCCAGCAGTTCTCGTGACGCTAGGAGTAGGATCAGGAGTGGCTTTGGTACAACGGGTGGTGGTATTAGTCATCAAGCTGCAAGTGGTGGTACAGCTCGGTATAATTCTAACCCTAGGGCCACAAGGGATGTTGACCTAGGTGGTGCTGTTAACCCTGTTGTTACAACTGGTTTTGGCACAGGTGGAATGACTAGTGGCGGAACTGGTCGCAGCCCAGGTTTTAATGCTAAGTCTTGTGCCAGGGTCAATGTCGCCATGAGCAGTCTTAGCCCTACTGGCGGAACTGGTGTAAACACAAGCAGTAAAGTTAACCAGAGTCCCAGGAGTGGCGTTGGTGTGAGCAGCGTGGGGAACTCTAGTGCTGGCATTGGTGTTAGCACAGGCAGGGCCACTCTTAATCCTGCCACTATCAGAACTGGAGTTACTGAAATAAGGAATGTTGCGAACCCAGGCACCAGGAGTGGTGTAGGCATAGGTGGGCCTCCTCACAGAAATTTGGTAACTACTGGCGTTGCAA
Coding sequences:
- the LOC138957968 gene encoding putative per-hexamer repeat protein 5; the protein is MEVPNTLKTNVRLVLLSKPRGIFLDNLCEEFQCLVNKPLQYLQLGYRSLQDFIRAIPDAARLDKDQHMKKVYGVLPPKAAKPGMEPTVQVKQELIDSEFMDCSRAEANRSHVNPLNTSLSLHPGARDGMHTGLAVSVNQSTASADSVRGSAVNPTPGIMFGKGGAARAEISPSSAVNPTSVGISRTAVGTGVCTSGAGGKGGAMDCGTGIGVFTSSGNGGAMDCGSGIGVFTSSGTGSAMDSGAAVNLVARGSTDCSVNFGARTNVGFGSKLNTPAGSGIGPSSSRDARSRIRSGFGTTGGGISHQAASGGTARYNSNPRATRDVDLGGAVNPVVTTGFGTGGMTSGGTGRSPGFNAKSCARVNVAMSSLSPTGGTGVNTSSKVNQSPRSGVGVSSVGNSSAGIGVSTGRATLNPATIRTGVTEIRNVANPGTRSGVGIGGPPHRNLVTTGVASRGGNGAADRGPGTSAGNSTQSGGNIDVDSKDMPLITADHRGFYSLGFRANNKPDVPGVSVFFMCSTAIVTFFMINFVPL